TTGCCATTTCCATTAAAACAGGCTATATCATTGAGAACGAAGATGGTCGCGGTTAAACAGCTTTCCAAGGGTGAAAGCGTTAGTTATGGGGCTACTTATACGGCTGAAGGTGATGAATGGATTGGGACTTTGCCAATCGGTTATGCTGACGGCTGGATCCGTAAGCTTCAAGGTCAGGAAGTTCTTGTGGATGGAAAAAGAGTACCCATAGTCGGAAGGATTTGCATGGATCAATGCATGATCAAGCTGCCTGGACCATACCCAGTAGGAACAGAGGTTACATTAATGGGGAATGATGGCGATGAATCGATCACTGTCGATGAGATAGCGGCAAAACTGGAAACGATCAACTATGAGGTAACATGTATGATAGCAGCAAGAGTGCCCCGCATATATATTAAAGACAATCAGATGAATCATGTACGTAATTTCATTTTGGAATGACCGGATTGTAAAAAAATCCTAAGATTGTGAATAAGATTTCCTTTATTATGCTGATAATAAGATTTAGAATAGAATATACTCTTTGCAGATAGGCAATTTAATGGTAATATTGAAAAGGATATATAATAAAGGTGTGTAGTGATGGTGGAGGTGTATGTTTGTGTCTGAATCCAGCGCAACAAGAGAGATATTAATTCGATTACCTCAAAATTTTTTAACAGAGTTAGATGGGTATGCGAGTGAGGAAAATGTGAATCGCAGTGAATTTATTTATCGTGCCACAAAAATGTATCTTCGCGAACGTAAAAAGAAAGAGTTTCGTGAATCGATGAAACGCGGTTATATTGAAATGGCGGCCATTAATTTAACGATTGCTTCTGAAGCCTTCCAGGCTGAATTCGAGGCTGGTCATTGCGTTGAACGATTAGTTAGCGGAGGCTGAGCCATTGATTGTTGTTAAGCGTGGTGACGTATACTTCGCAGACCTTTCCCCGGTGGTTGGTTCAGAGCAGGGTGGGACCCGTCCGGTACTAATTTTACAAAACGATATTGGTAATCGCTTTAGTCCGACTGTGATCGTGGCAGCCATTACAGCTCAAATTCAAAAAGCGAAATTGCCTACACATGTTGAGATTAATGCAAAAAAATACGGATTCGAGCGAGATTCCGTCATTTTATTAGAACAGATCCGGACAATTGATAAGCAGCGTTTAACTGATAAAATTACGCATCTTGACGAACCGATGATGCAAAAAGTCAATGAAGCTTTGCAAATCAGTTTAGGCCTCATTGAGTTTTAAAGAAAATTTTTCCCGTTAAACCGGGCGTTATTATAATACAAATCATTCCTTATGCTATTTTAGATGGCACGATTCCTG
This sequence is a window from Brevibacillus sp. JNUCC-41. Protein-coding genes within it:
- a CDS encoding type II toxin-antitoxin system PemK/MazF family toxin, with translation MVVKRGDVYFADLSPVVGSEQGGTRPVLILQNDIGNRFSPTVIVAAITAQIQKAKLPTHVEINAKKYGFERDSVILLEQIRTIDKQRLTDKITHLDEPMMQKVNEALQISLGLIEF
- a CDS encoding CopG family ribbon-helix-helix protein, whose translation is MSESSATREILIRLPQNFLTELDGYASEENVNRSEFIYRATKMYLRERKKKEFRESMKRGYIEMAAINLTIASEAFQAEFEAGHCVERLVSGG